In Mustela nigripes isolate SB6536 chromosome 10, MUSNIG.SB6536, whole genome shotgun sequence, one DNA window encodes the following:
- the CCDC181 gene encoding coiled-coil domain-containing protein 181 isoform X1 produces MEENKDTDSKESGEYEDDFEKDLEWLINEKEKSGTSIIEMACGNEENINQELKANETEIEHTEQHSDPDKSSKDELSPRRNDFISVPSIQPLDPISDSDSENSFQESRVESQRDLEEEEDEEVRRYIMEKIMQANKILQNQEPVNDRRERKLKFKDKLVDLEVPPLEDTDTHKNYFENESSMSGKLSQLCISNEFGQENVLLSLTDGNGEENKDRKILVERDGKFELLNLQDIESQGFLPPIHAHGTENEPHQLSPRSSNSSVNGAKMEESIARIHAVAHSAAEEPLAYIPQPPPNPKTRPSSAVNSDRSKGNGKSNHRTQSANVSPVTSTYGLSPRQKELQKRLELKREKLKREEEQRKIEEEKEKKKENDMVFKAWLQKKREQVLEMRRIQRAKQIENMNSRQENRDPQQAFRLWLKKKHEEQLKERKTEELRKQEECLFFLQGTEGRERAFKQWLRRKRIEKLAEQQAVRERTRQLRLEAKHSKQLQNHLYMSEAKAFRFTDHYN; encoded by the exons atggaagaaaataaagatacgGACTCAAAAGAAAGTGGAGAATATGAAGACGACTTTGAAAAGGACCTGGAATGGttaattaatgaaaaagaaaaaagtggtacCAGCATAATAGAG atgGCTTGTGGGAATGAAGAGAATATTAACCAAGAATTAAAAGccaatgaaacagaaatagaacACACCGAACAACATTCTGATCCTGACAAATCTTCGAAGGATGAGCTTTCACCAAGAAGAAATGACTTCATTTCTGTACCGAGTATTCAACCTTTGGATCCCATATCAGATTCAGATAGTGAAAACTCTTTCCAGGAATCCAGAGTGGAAAGCCAGAGAGacctggaagaggaagaggatgaggaaGTAAGGAGATACATTATGGAGAAAATTATGCAAGCCAACAAGATCCTGCAGAATCAAGAACCTGTGAATGATAGAAGAGAGCGAAAACTCAAGTTCAAAGACAAATTAGTTGATCTGGAAGTTCCTCCGCTGGAAGACACTGAcactcacaaaaattattttgaaaatgaaagtagTATGTCAGGAAAACTGTCACAGTTATGTATTTCCAATGAATTTGGACAGGAAAATGTGCTCCTGTCACTAACTGATGGAAACGGTGAAGAAAACAAGGATAGGAAAATACTagtagagagagatggaaagtttGAACTTCTGAACTTACAAGACATTGAGAGTCAGGGGTTTTTGCCCCCCATTCATGCTCATGGTACAGAAAATGAACCTCATCAGTTGTCCCCCAGATCTTCCAACTCAAGTGTCAATGGGGCGAAGATGGAAGAGTCTATAGCAAGGATTCATGCAGTTGCTCACTCAGCAGCAGAAGAGCCACTGGCTTACATCCCTCAGCCACCGCCCAACCCCAAGACACGTCCGAGCTCTGCTGTCAACTCAGATCGAAGTAAGGGTAATGGGAAATCTAATCACAGGACCCAGTCTGCGAATGTATCTCCAGTGACCTCAACATACGGTCTTTCCCCTCGACAGAAAGAACTGCAAAAGCGGCTAGAACTGAAGAGAGAAAAGCTAAAGAGAGAG GAAGAACAAcgaaaaatagaagaagaaaaagaaaagaaaaaagagaatgacatGGTATTTAAAGCATGgttgcaaaagaaaagagagcaggTCCTAGAAATGAGGAGAATTCAGCGAGCAAAACAAATCGAAAACATGAATAGTAGA CAGGAAAACAGAGATCCACAGCAAGCTTTTCGATTATGGCTTAAGAAAAAGCATGAAGAgcagttgaaagaaagaaagacagaagaactACGAAAGCAAGAGGAATGCTTATTCTTCCTTCAAGGAACAGAGGGCCGTGAGCGGGCCTTCAAACA ATGGCTGCGAAGGAAACGGATTGAAAAACTAGCAGAGCAACAAGCTGTCAGAGAAAGAACTAGACAGCTCCGACTGGAAGCAAAGCATTCTAAACAACTACAGAACCACCTGTATATGTCAGAAGCCAAAGCATTTCGTTTTACTGATCATTATAACTGA
- the CCDC181 gene encoding coiled-coil domain-containing protein 181 isoform X2, whose product MEENKDTDSKESGEYEDDFEKDLEWLINEKEKSGTSIIEMACGNEENINQELKANETEIEHTEQHSDPDKSSKDELSPRRNDFISVPSIQPLDPISDSDSENSFQESRVESQRDLEEEEDEEVRRYIMEKIMQANKILQNQEPVNDRRERKLKFKDKLVDLEVPPLEDTDTHKNYFENESSMSGKLSQLCISNEFGQENVLLSLTDGNGEENKDRKILVERDGKFELLNLQDIESQGFLPPIHAHGTENEPHQLSPRSSNSSVNGAKMEESIARIHAVAHSAAEEPLAYIPQPPPNPKTRPSSAVNSDRSKGNGKSNHRTQSANVSPVTSTYGLSPRQKELQKRLELKREKLKREEEQRKIEEEKEKKKENDMVFKAWLQKKREQVLEMRRIQRAKQIENMNSRENRDPQQAFRLWLKKKHEEQLKERKTEELRKQEECLFFLQGTEGRERAFKQWLRRKRIEKLAEQQAVRERTRQLRLEAKHSKQLQNHLYMSEAKAFRFTDHYN is encoded by the exons atggaagaaaataaagatacgGACTCAAAAGAAAGTGGAGAATATGAAGACGACTTTGAAAAGGACCTGGAATGGttaattaatgaaaaagaaaaaagtggtacCAGCATAATAGAG atgGCTTGTGGGAATGAAGAGAATATTAACCAAGAATTAAAAGccaatgaaacagaaatagaacACACCGAACAACATTCTGATCCTGACAAATCTTCGAAGGATGAGCTTTCACCAAGAAGAAATGACTTCATTTCTGTACCGAGTATTCAACCTTTGGATCCCATATCAGATTCAGATAGTGAAAACTCTTTCCAGGAATCCAGAGTGGAAAGCCAGAGAGacctggaagaggaagaggatgaggaaGTAAGGAGATACATTATGGAGAAAATTATGCAAGCCAACAAGATCCTGCAGAATCAAGAACCTGTGAATGATAGAAGAGAGCGAAAACTCAAGTTCAAAGACAAATTAGTTGATCTGGAAGTTCCTCCGCTGGAAGACACTGAcactcacaaaaattattttgaaaatgaaagtagTATGTCAGGAAAACTGTCACAGTTATGTATTTCCAATGAATTTGGACAGGAAAATGTGCTCCTGTCACTAACTGATGGAAACGGTGAAGAAAACAAGGATAGGAAAATACTagtagagagagatggaaagtttGAACTTCTGAACTTACAAGACATTGAGAGTCAGGGGTTTTTGCCCCCCATTCATGCTCATGGTACAGAAAATGAACCTCATCAGTTGTCCCCCAGATCTTCCAACTCAAGTGTCAATGGGGCGAAGATGGAAGAGTCTATAGCAAGGATTCATGCAGTTGCTCACTCAGCAGCAGAAGAGCCACTGGCTTACATCCCTCAGCCACCGCCCAACCCCAAGACACGTCCGAGCTCTGCTGTCAACTCAGATCGAAGTAAGGGTAATGGGAAATCTAATCACAGGACCCAGTCTGCGAATGTATCTCCAGTGACCTCAACATACGGTCTTTCCCCTCGACAGAAAGAACTGCAAAAGCGGCTAGAACTGAAGAGAGAAAAGCTAAAGAGAGAG GAAGAACAAcgaaaaatagaagaagaaaaagaaaagaaaaaagagaatgacatGGTATTTAAAGCATGgttgcaaaagaaaagagagcaggTCCTAGAAATGAGGAGAATTCAGCGAGCAAAACAAATCGAAAACATGAATAGTAGA GAAAACAGAGATCCACAGCAAGCTTTTCGATTATGGCTTAAGAAAAAGCATGAAGAgcagttgaaagaaagaaagacagaagaactACGAAAGCAAGAGGAATGCTTATTCTTCCTTCAAGGAACAGAGGGCCGTGAGCGGGCCTTCAAACA ATGGCTGCGAAGGAAACGGATTGAAAAACTAGCAGAGCAACAAGCTGTCAGAGAAAGAACTAGACAGCTCCGACTGGAAGCAAAGCATTCTAAACAACTACAGAACCACCTGTATATGTCAGAAGCCAAAGCATTTCGTTTTACTGATCATTATAACTGA
- the CCDC181 gene encoding coiled-coil domain-containing protein 181 isoform X5 has translation MEENKDTDSKESGEYEDDFEKDLEWLINEKEKSGTSIIEMACGNEENINQELKANETEIEHTEQHSDPDKSSKDELSPRRNDFISVPSIQPLDPISDSDSENSFQESRVESQRDLEEEEDEEVRRYIMEKIMQANKILQNQEPVNDRRERKLKFKDKLVDLEVPPLEDTDTHKNYFENESSMSGKLSQLCISNEFGQENVLLSLTDGNGEENKDRKILVERDGKFELLNLQDIESQGFLPPIHAHGTENEPHQLSPRSSNSSVNGAKMEESIARIHAVAHSAAEEPLAYIPQPPPNPKTRPSSAVNSDRSKGNGKSNHRTQSANVSPVTSTYGLSPRQKELQKRLELKREKLKREQENRDPQQAFRLWLKKKHEEQLKERKTEELRKQEECLFFLQGTEGRERAFKQWLRRKRIEKLAEQQAVRERTRQLRLEAKHSKQLQNHLYMSEAKAFRFTDHYN, from the exons atggaagaaaataaagatacgGACTCAAAAGAAAGTGGAGAATATGAAGACGACTTTGAAAAGGACCTGGAATGGttaattaatgaaaaagaaaaaagtggtacCAGCATAATAGAG atgGCTTGTGGGAATGAAGAGAATATTAACCAAGAATTAAAAGccaatgaaacagaaatagaacACACCGAACAACATTCTGATCCTGACAAATCTTCGAAGGATGAGCTTTCACCAAGAAGAAATGACTTCATTTCTGTACCGAGTATTCAACCTTTGGATCCCATATCAGATTCAGATAGTGAAAACTCTTTCCAGGAATCCAGAGTGGAAAGCCAGAGAGacctggaagaggaagaggatgaggaaGTAAGGAGATACATTATGGAGAAAATTATGCAAGCCAACAAGATCCTGCAGAATCAAGAACCTGTGAATGATAGAAGAGAGCGAAAACTCAAGTTCAAAGACAAATTAGTTGATCTGGAAGTTCCTCCGCTGGAAGACACTGAcactcacaaaaattattttgaaaatgaaagtagTATGTCAGGAAAACTGTCACAGTTATGTATTTCCAATGAATTTGGACAGGAAAATGTGCTCCTGTCACTAACTGATGGAAACGGTGAAGAAAACAAGGATAGGAAAATACTagtagagagagatggaaagtttGAACTTCTGAACTTACAAGACATTGAGAGTCAGGGGTTTTTGCCCCCCATTCATGCTCATGGTACAGAAAATGAACCTCATCAGTTGTCCCCCAGATCTTCCAACTCAAGTGTCAATGGGGCGAAGATGGAAGAGTCTATAGCAAGGATTCATGCAGTTGCTCACTCAGCAGCAGAAGAGCCACTGGCTTACATCCCTCAGCCACCGCCCAACCCCAAGACACGTCCGAGCTCTGCTGTCAACTCAGATCGAAGTAAGGGTAATGGGAAATCTAATCACAGGACCCAGTCTGCGAATGTATCTCCAGTGACCTCAACATACGGTCTTTCCCCTCGACAGAAAGAACTGCAAAAGCGGCTAGAACTGAAGAGAGAAAAGCTAAAGAGAGAG CAGGAAAACAGAGATCCACAGCAAGCTTTTCGATTATGGCTTAAGAAAAAGCATGAAGAgcagttgaaagaaagaaagacagaagaactACGAAAGCAAGAGGAATGCTTATTCTTCCTTCAAGGAACAGAGGGCCGTGAGCGGGCCTTCAAACA ATGGCTGCGAAGGAAACGGATTGAAAAACTAGCAGAGCAACAAGCTGTCAGAGAAAGAACTAGACAGCTCCGACTGGAAGCAAAGCATTCTAAACAACTACAGAACCACCTGTATATGTCAGAAGCCAAAGCATTTCGTTTTACTGATCATTATAACTGA
- the CCDC181 gene encoding coiled-coil domain-containing protein 181 isoform X4, producing the protein MEENKDTDSKESGEYEDDFEKDLEWLINEKEKSGTSIIEMACGNEENINQELKANETEIEHTEQHSDPDKSSKDELSPRRNDFISVPSIQPLDPISDSDSENSFQESRVESQRDLEEEEDEEVRRYIMEKIMQANKILQNQEPVNDRRERKLKFKDKLVDLEVPPLEDTDTHKNYFENESSMSGKLSQLCISNEFGQENVLLSLTDGNGEENKDRKILVERDGKFELLNLQDIESQGFLPPIHAHGTENEPHQLSPRSSNSSVNGAKMEESIARIHAVAHSAAEEPLAYIPQPPPNPKTRPSSAVNSDRSKGNGKSNHRTQSANVSPVTSTYGLSPRQKELQKRLELKREKLKREEEQRKIEEEKEKKKENDMVFKAWLQKKREQVLEMRRIQRAKQIENMNSRCCSEHVGSAGECLKSGVDDLLDVQVKFLVKCAKINLPKGVPISSPFNTGKQRSTASFSIMA; encoded by the exons atggaagaaaataaagatacgGACTCAAAAGAAAGTGGAGAATATGAAGACGACTTTGAAAAGGACCTGGAATGGttaattaatgaaaaagaaaaaagtggtacCAGCATAATAGAG atgGCTTGTGGGAATGAAGAGAATATTAACCAAGAATTAAAAGccaatgaaacagaaatagaacACACCGAACAACATTCTGATCCTGACAAATCTTCGAAGGATGAGCTTTCACCAAGAAGAAATGACTTCATTTCTGTACCGAGTATTCAACCTTTGGATCCCATATCAGATTCAGATAGTGAAAACTCTTTCCAGGAATCCAGAGTGGAAAGCCAGAGAGacctggaagaggaagaggatgaggaaGTAAGGAGATACATTATGGAGAAAATTATGCAAGCCAACAAGATCCTGCAGAATCAAGAACCTGTGAATGATAGAAGAGAGCGAAAACTCAAGTTCAAAGACAAATTAGTTGATCTGGAAGTTCCTCCGCTGGAAGACACTGAcactcacaaaaattattttgaaaatgaaagtagTATGTCAGGAAAACTGTCACAGTTATGTATTTCCAATGAATTTGGACAGGAAAATGTGCTCCTGTCACTAACTGATGGAAACGGTGAAGAAAACAAGGATAGGAAAATACTagtagagagagatggaaagtttGAACTTCTGAACTTACAAGACATTGAGAGTCAGGGGTTTTTGCCCCCCATTCATGCTCATGGTACAGAAAATGAACCTCATCAGTTGTCCCCCAGATCTTCCAACTCAAGTGTCAATGGGGCGAAGATGGAAGAGTCTATAGCAAGGATTCATGCAGTTGCTCACTCAGCAGCAGAAGAGCCACTGGCTTACATCCCTCAGCCACCGCCCAACCCCAAGACACGTCCGAGCTCTGCTGTCAACTCAGATCGAAGTAAGGGTAATGGGAAATCTAATCACAGGACCCAGTCTGCGAATGTATCTCCAGTGACCTCAACATACGGTCTTTCCCCTCGACAGAAAGAACTGCAAAAGCGGCTAGAACTGAAGAGAGAAAAGCTAAAGAGAGAG GAAGAACAAcgaaaaatagaagaagaaaaagaaaagaaaaaagagaatgacatGGTATTTAAAGCATGgttgcaaaagaaaagagagcaggTCCTAGAAATGAGGAGAATTCAGCGAGCAAAACAAATCGAAAACATGAATAGTAGA TGCTGTAGTGAACACGTTGGTTCTGCAGGAGAGTGTCTTAAGAGTGGAGTTGATGACTTGCTGGACGTTCAGGTGAAATTTTTGGTTAAATGTGCAAAAATCAACCTCCCAAAAGGTGTGCCAATTTCCAGTCCCTTCAACA CAGGAAAACAGAGATCCACAGCAAGCTTTTCGATTATGGCTTAA
- the CCDC181 gene encoding coiled-coil domain-containing protein 181 isoform X6, which yields MEENKDTDSKESGEYEDDFEKDLEWLINEKEKSGTSIIEMACGNEENINQELKANETEIEHTEQHSDPDKSSKDELSPRRNDFISVPSIQPLDPISDSDSENSFQESRVESQRDLEEEEDEEVRRYIMEKIMQANKILQNQEPVNDRRERKLKFKDKLVDLEVPPLEDTDTHKNYFENESSMSGKLSQLCISNEFGQENVLLSLTDGNGEENKDRKILVERDGKFELLNLQDIESQGFLPPIHAHGTENEPHQLSPRSSNSSVNGAKMEESIARIHAVAHSAAEEPLAYIPQPPPNPKTRPSSAVNSDRSKGNGKSNHRTQSANVSPVTSTYGLSPRQKELQKRLELKREKLKREVPGAFVQIFSGMSSQIVSELSPESWHEDWNEEGEEGTEEMKMVQRERKMAPKAGPWCRMAVAKPRDRGGGGREHNVPETEGRTTKNRRRKRKEKRE from the exons atggaagaaaataaagatacgGACTCAAAAGAAAGTGGAGAATATGAAGACGACTTTGAAAAGGACCTGGAATGGttaattaatgaaaaagaaaaaagtggtacCAGCATAATAGAG atgGCTTGTGGGAATGAAGAGAATATTAACCAAGAATTAAAAGccaatgaaacagaaatagaacACACCGAACAACATTCTGATCCTGACAAATCTTCGAAGGATGAGCTTTCACCAAGAAGAAATGACTTCATTTCTGTACCGAGTATTCAACCTTTGGATCCCATATCAGATTCAGATAGTGAAAACTCTTTCCAGGAATCCAGAGTGGAAAGCCAGAGAGacctggaagaggaagaggatgaggaaGTAAGGAGATACATTATGGAGAAAATTATGCAAGCCAACAAGATCCTGCAGAATCAAGAACCTGTGAATGATAGAAGAGAGCGAAAACTCAAGTTCAAAGACAAATTAGTTGATCTGGAAGTTCCTCCGCTGGAAGACACTGAcactcacaaaaattattttgaaaatgaaagtagTATGTCAGGAAAACTGTCACAGTTATGTATTTCCAATGAATTTGGACAGGAAAATGTGCTCCTGTCACTAACTGATGGAAACGGTGAAGAAAACAAGGATAGGAAAATACTagtagagagagatggaaagtttGAACTTCTGAACTTACAAGACATTGAGAGTCAGGGGTTTTTGCCCCCCATTCATGCTCATGGTACAGAAAATGAACCTCATCAGTTGTCCCCCAGATCTTCCAACTCAAGTGTCAATGGGGCGAAGATGGAAGAGTCTATAGCAAGGATTCATGCAGTTGCTCACTCAGCAGCAGAAGAGCCACTGGCTTACATCCCTCAGCCACCGCCCAACCCCAAGACACGTCCGAGCTCTGCTGTCAACTCAGATCGAAGTAAGGGTAATGGGAAATCTAATCACAGGACCCAGTCTGCGAATGTATCTCCAGTGACCTCAACATACGGTCTTTCCCCTCGACAGAAAGAACTGCAAAAGCGGCTAGAACTGAAGAGAGAAAAGCTAAAGAGAGAG GTACCAGGTGCTTTTGTCCAGATCTTCAGTGGGATGTCCAGTCAG ATTGTTTCAGAGCTGTCCCCAGAATCCTGGCACGAAGACTGgaatgaggaaggggaggagggtacagaggaaatgaagatggtgcagagggaaaggaagatggCTCCAAAGGCAGGACCTTGGTGCAGGATGGCTGTTGCAAAgcccagagacagaggaggaggaggaagggaacacAATGTGCCTGAGACAGAGG GAAGAACAAcgaaaaatagaagaagaaaaagaaaagaaaaaagagaatga
- the CCDC181 gene encoding coiled-coil domain-containing protein 181 isoform X3: MEENKDTDSKESGEYEDDFEKDLEWLINEKEKSGTSIIEMACGNEENINQELKANETEIEHTEQHSDPDKSSKDELSPRRNDFISVPSIQPLDPISDSDSENSFQESRVESQRDLEEEEDEEVRRYIMEKIMQANKILQNQEPVNDRRERKLKFKDKLVDLEVPPLEDTDTHKNYFENESSMSGKLSQLCISNEFGQENVLLSLTDGNGEENKDRKILVERDGKFELLNLQDIESQGFLPPIHAHGTENEPHQLSPRSSNSSVNGAKMEESIARIHAVAHSAAEEPLAYIPQPPPNPKTRPSSAVNSDRSKGNGKSNHRTQSANVSPVTSTYGLSPRQKELQKRLELKREKLKREVPGAFVQIFSGMSSQVKMPFFFLMRTVNPQIVSELSPESWHEDWNEEGEEGTEEMKMVQRERKMAPKAGPWCRMAVAKPRDRGGGGREHNVPETEGRTTKNRRRKRKEKRE; encoded by the exons atggaagaaaataaagatacgGACTCAAAAGAAAGTGGAGAATATGAAGACGACTTTGAAAAGGACCTGGAATGGttaattaatgaaaaagaaaaaagtggtacCAGCATAATAGAG atgGCTTGTGGGAATGAAGAGAATATTAACCAAGAATTAAAAGccaatgaaacagaaatagaacACACCGAACAACATTCTGATCCTGACAAATCTTCGAAGGATGAGCTTTCACCAAGAAGAAATGACTTCATTTCTGTACCGAGTATTCAACCTTTGGATCCCATATCAGATTCAGATAGTGAAAACTCTTTCCAGGAATCCAGAGTGGAAAGCCAGAGAGacctggaagaggaagaggatgaggaaGTAAGGAGATACATTATGGAGAAAATTATGCAAGCCAACAAGATCCTGCAGAATCAAGAACCTGTGAATGATAGAAGAGAGCGAAAACTCAAGTTCAAAGACAAATTAGTTGATCTGGAAGTTCCTCCGCTGGAAGACACTGAcactcacaaaaattattttgaaaatgaaagtagTATGTCAGGAAAACTGTCACAGTTATGTATTTCCAATGAATTTGGACAGGAAAATGTGCTCCTGTCACTAACTGATGGAAACGGTGAAGAAAACAAGGATAGGAAAATACTagtagagagagatggaaagtttGAACTTCTGAACTTACAAGACATTGAGAGTCAGGGGTTTTTGCCCCCCATTCATGCTCATGGTACAGAAAATGAACCTCATCAGTTGTCCCCCAGATCTTCCAACTCAAGTGTCAATGGGGCGAAGATGGAAGAGTCTATAGCAAGGATTCATGCAGTTGCTCACTCAGCAGCAGAAGAGCCACTGGCTTACATCCCTCAGCCACCGCCCAACCCCAAGACACGTCCGAGCTCTGCTGTCAACTCAGATCGAAGTAAGGGTAATGGGAAATCTAATCACAGGACCCAGTCTGCGAATGTATCTCCAGTGACCTCAACATACGGTCTTTCCCCTCGACAGAAAGAACTGCAAAAGCGGCTAGAACTGAAGAGAGAAAAGCTAAAGAGAGAG GTACCAGGTGCTTTTGTCCAGATCTTCAGTGGGATGTCCAGTCAGGtgaagatgccttttttttttttaatgagaactgTTAATCCACAG ATTGTTTCAGAGCTGTCCCCAGAATCCTGGCACGAAGACTGgaatgaggaaggggaggagggtacagaggaaatgaagatggtgcagagggaaaggaagatggCTCCAAAGGCAGGACCTTGGTGCAGGATGGCTGTTGCAAAgcccagagacagaggaggaggaggaagggaacacAATGTGCCTGAGACAGAGG GAAGAACAAcgaaaaatagaagaagaaaaagaaaagaaaaaagagaatga
- the CCDC181 gene encoding coiled-coil domain-containing protein 181 isoform X7: protein MEENKDTDSKESGEYEDDFEKDLEWLINEKEKSGTSIIEMACGNEENINQELKANETEIEHTEQHSDPDKSSKDELSPRRNDFISVPSIQPLDPISDSDSENSFQESRVESQRDLEEEEDEEVRRYIMEKIMQANKILQNQEPVNDRRERKLKFKDKLVDLEVPPLEDTDTHKNYFENESSMSGKLSQLCISNEFGQENVLLSLTDGNGEENKDRKILVERDGKFELLNLQDIESQGFLPPIHAHGTENEPHQLSPRSSNSSVNGAKMEESIARIHAVAHSAAEEPLAYIPQPPPNPKTRPSSAVNSDRSKGNGKSNHRTQSANVSPVTSTYGLSPRQKELQKRLELKREKLKREIVSELSPESWHEDWNEEGEEGTEEMKMVQRERKMAPKAGPWCRMAVAKPRDRGGGGREHNVPETEGRTTKNRRRKRKEKRE, encoded by the exons atggaagaaaataaagatacgGACTCAAAAGAAAGTGGAGAATATGAAGACGACTTTGAAAAGGACCTGGAATGGttaattaatgaaaaagaaaaaagtggtacCAGCATAATAGAG atgGCTTGTGGGAATGAAGAGAATATTAACCAAGAATTAAAAGccaatgaaacagaaatagaacACACCGAACAACATTCTGATCCTGACAAATCTTCGAAGGATGAGCTTTCACCAAGAAGAAATGACTTCATTTCTGTACCGAGTATTCAACCTTTGGATCCCATATCAGATTCAGATAGTGAAAACTCTTTCCAGGAATCCAGAGTGGAAAGCCAGAGAGacctggaagaggaagaggatgaggaaGTAAGGAGATACATTATGGAGAAAATTATGCAAGCCAACAAGATCCTGCAGAATCAAGAACCTGTGAATGATAGAAGAGAGCGAAAACTCAAGTTCAAAGACAAATTAGTTGATCTGGAAGTTCCTCCGCTGGAAGACACTGAcactcacaaaaattattttgaaaatgaaagtagTATGTCAGGAAAACTGTCACAGTTATGTATTTCCAATGAATTTGGACAGGAAAATGTGCTCCTGTCACTAACTGATGGAAACGGTGAAGAAAACAAGGATAGGAAAATACTagtagagagagatggaaagtttGAACTTCTGAACTTACAAGACATTGAGAGTCAGGGGTTTTTGCCCCCCATTCATGCTCATGGTACAGAAAATGAACCTCATCAGTTGTCCCCCAGATCTTCCAACTCAAGTGTCAATGGGGCGAAGATGGAAGAGTCTATAGCAAGGATTCATGCAGTTGCTCACTCAGCAGCAGAAGAGCCACTGGCTTACATCCCTCAGCCACCGCCCAACCCCAAGACACGTCCGAGCTCTGCTGTCAACTCAGATCGAAGTAAGGGTAATGGGAAATCTAATCACAGGACCCAGTCTGCGAATGTATCTCCAGTGACCTCAACATACGGTCTTTCCCCTCGACAGAAAGAACTGCAAAAGCGGCTAGAACTGAAGAGAGAAAAGCTAAAGAGAGAG ATTGTTTCAGAGCTGTCCCCAGAATCCTGGCACGAAGACTGgaatgaggaaggggaggagggtacagaggaaatgaagatggtgcagagggaaaggaagatggCTCCAAAGGCAGGACCTTGGTGCAGGATGGCTGTTGCAAAgcccagagacagaggaggaggaggaagggaacacAATGTGCCTGAGACAGAGG GAAGAACAAcgaaaaatagaagaagaaaaagaaaagaaaaaagagaatga